One stretch of Lachnospiraceae bacterium oral taxon 096 DNA includes these proteins:
- the thrS gene encoding threonine--tRNA ligase has product MEREEFLKVYRHSMAHILAKAVIEIFGKDNVQYAIGPEIADGMYYDFLLPRGISEDDFQAIEDKMREIIKRREDWTVAQVSKEEALSIFKDQKFKVELINDMPEDEIITTYKTGDDFIDLCRGPHIANSQELMNVAFQIKSVSGSYWKGDEHRDQLQRIYVYVFPDKKQLKEHLQLIKEAMERDHKKLGPQLDLFMFDETAPGMPYWLPRGWKVFNTLLDWWRCIHEVHGYQEISAPIINSKKLWLISGHWAHYVNNMFIVPGKDGDIQAEDTRAAKPMNCPNAMMTYKRKVHSYRDLPIRYSETDVVHRREKTGQLNGLFRVQMFRQDDDHTFVMESQIENEIDDILSIADKIYSTLGLTYRAELSTRPDDFMGDIELWNEAEASLKKILDKKYGEGNYEINEGDGAFYGPKIDLQIKDALGREWQCGTVQLDFQLPRNFGLTYTASDNTEKIPVVLHRAIFGSLERFIGILIENFKGAFPFWLSPYQVGIVPIHEEHNEYAKKVADKLVSNRIRIEADYSDKNMKEKIKYFKTYKTPYTIVLGDKEAENETVSINMRGSNKQINNVPLKDFIEMCNYMNREHTLDLVDHVIEE; this is encoded by the coding sequence ATGGAAAGAGAAGAGTTTTTAAAGGTATATCGTCACTCCATGGCCCATATCCTTGCCAAGGCAGTGATTGAAATTTTTGGAAAAGACAATGTGCAATATGCCATTGGCCCAGAGATTGCCGATGGTATGTATTACGATTTCTTGTTGCCAAGAGGAATTTCAGAAGATGATTTTCAGGCGATTGAAGATAAGATGCGTGAGATTATCAAGCGTCGAGAAGATTGGACAGTGGCACAGGTATCAAAGGAAGAGGCCTTAAGTATTTTTAAGGATCAGAAGTTTAAGGTTGAATTGATCAATGATATGCCAGAGGATGAAATTATTACTACCTATAAGACAGGGGATGATTTTATTGATTTGTGTAGAGGACCACATATTGCCAATTCACAGGAATTGATGAATGTGGCTTTTCAGATTAAGTCAGTTTCAGGATCTTATTGGAAGGGCGATGAGCACAGAGATCAATTGCAAAGAATTTATGTGTATGTGTTCCCAGATAAGAAACAATTGAAGGAGCACTTACAACTAATTAAGGAAGCAATGGAAAGAGACCACAAGAAACTGGGGCCACAGCTTGACTTATTTATGTTTGATGAGACTGCACCAGGTATGCCATATTGGTTGCCAAGAGGTTGGAAGGTGTTTAATACTTTGCTTGATTGGTGGAGATGTATTCATGAGGTTCATGGATATCAGGAGATTTCTGCACCAATTATCAATAGCAAAAAGCTCTGGTTAATCAGTGGTCACTGGGCACATTATGTCAATAATATGTTTATTGTTCCAGGTAAGGATGGAGATATCCAAGCTGAGGATACAAGAGCGGCAAAGCCAATGAACTGCCCAAATGCGATGATGACCTATAAGAGAAAGGTTCACTCCTATCGAGACCTTCCTATTCGATATTCAGAGACCGATGTGGTGCACAGAAGAGAAAAGACGGGGCAGTTAAATGGTCTCTTTAGGGTGCAGATGTTTAGACAGGACGATGATCATACTTTTGTTATGGAAAGCCAAATTGAAAATGAGATTGATGATATTCTTTCCATTGCAGATAAAATTTATTCTACTCTTGGCTTGACTTACCGAGCAGAACTTTCCACAAGACCAGATGACTTTATGGGAGATATTGAACTTTGGAATGAAGCAGAGGCTTCATTGAAAAAGATTCTTGACAAAAAGTATGGAGAGGGCAACTATGAAATCAATGAGGGCGATGGTGCATTCTATGGACCAAAAATTGATTTGCAGATTAAGGATGCTCTTGGAAGAGAATGGCAGTGTGGTACAGTTCAGCTAGATTTCCAGTTGCCAAGAAACTTTGGCTTGACTTATACTGCAAGTGACAACACAGAGAAAATTCCAGTTGTTCTTCACCGTGCAATTTTTGGATCTTTGGAGAGATTTATTGGCATTTTGATTGAGAACTTTAAGGGAGCGTTTCCATTCTGGCTCTCACCATATCAAGTGGGTATTGTTCCAATTCATGAAGAGCACAATGAGTATGCGAAGAAGGTGGCTGATAAGTTGGTTTCAAATCGAATCCGCATTGAGGCAGATTACTCCGACAAGAATATGAAGGAGAAGATCAAGTACTTTAAGACCTACAAGACACCATATACGATTGTTCTCGGTGACAAGGAAGCAGAGAATGAGACGGTCTCTATTAATATGAGAGGTTCAAATAAGCAGATCAATAATGTTCCATTAAAGGATTTTATTGAGATGTGCAATTATATGAATAGGGAGCACACTTTGGATTTAGTTGACCATGTGATTGAGGAATAA
- a CDS encoding transposase: protein MLEYSEDLRKAHFIKELFVDILDENSYSKQRTLFSEWLREVENSGIEEFRAAITAFRNNYKIKVLKRISYGVRNFKYFRNRILMAMA from the coding sequence ATGCTTGAATATTCAGAAGATTTAAGAAAAGCACATTTTATTAAAGAGTTATTCGTTGATATTCTTGATGAAAACTCCTATTCAAAGCAAAGAACTTTGTTTAGTGAATGGCTCCGTGAGGTAGAAAATTCAGGAATTGAAGAATTCAGAGCAGCAATAACCGCATTTAGAAATAACTATAAGATAAAGGTGCTGAAAAGAATATCTTATGGCGTACGAAACTTTAAATATTTTAGAAACAGAATTTTAATGGCTATGGCTTAA
- a CDS encoding transposase, with protein sequence MIFDVLYSRKGTCLVDYFKSLDQYKRMKVQYFSCDMNKTFIDLARIYFPNAKIVINRYHFVRQVYWALENVRKRIQKRMLPSLRKYYKRSKSLITKRKAKLSNDNRVALE encoded by the coding sequence ATGATATTCGATGTACTCTATTCCAGAAAAGGAACTTGTCTGGTCGACTATTTTAAATCGCTTGATCAATATAAACGTATGAAAGTCCAATACTTTTCTTGTGACATGAATAAAACCTTCATCGACTTGGCTAGGATATATTTTCCCAATGCAAAGATCGTTATTAATCGGTATCATTTCGTCAGACAAGTCTATTGGGCTCTTGAAAATGTACGAAAGAGAATTCAAAAAAGAATGTTGCCTTCTCTTAGGAAGTACTACAAACGAAGTAAGAGCTTAATTACAAAGAGAAAAGCAAAGCTATCGAACGATAACCGAGTGGCACTTGAATGA
- a CDS encoding type II toxin-antitoxin system RelB/DinJ family antitoxin, whose translation MSQTVNVNFKLDADVKKSMEQACSELGLSMSAAFTVFAKKVGREKRIPFEVSVDPFYSDSNIRYLENIVRDIKDGKAHFAEHDLIELD comes from the coding sequence ATGTCACAGACAGTTAATGTTAATTTCAAGTTGGATGCAGATGTAAAAAAGAGCATGGAACAGGCGTGTTCTGAATTAGGTCTTTCCATGAGTGCGGCGTTCACTGTGTTTGCTAAAAAAGTAGGCAGAGAAAAGCGTATTCCTTTTGAGGTGTCGGTAGACCCGTTTTATTCTGATAGCAATATCCGTTATTTGGAAAATATCGTGCGTGATATTAAGGACGGTAAAGCCCATTTCGCAGAGCATGACTTGATAGAGTTGGACTAA
- a CDS encoding Txe/YoeB family addiction module toxin, whose product MRLLWEDRAWSDYLYWQTQDKKTLKRINGLIKDIQRSTFEGIGKPEPLKENLSGMWSRRIDDTNRIVYYEKDEIIYIVSCKGHYED is encoded by the coding sequence ATGAGGTTGCTATGGGAAGATAGAGCGTGGAGTGATTATCTGTACTGGCAGACGCAGGATAAGAAAACATTGAAAAGAATTAACGGACTTATCAAGGATATTCAGAGAAGCACCTTTGAAGGTATCGGGAAGCCTGAACCGCTAAAGGAAAATCTAAGCGGTATGTGGAGCAGGCGTATTGATGATACCAATAGGATTGTTTATTATGAAAAAGACGAGATAATCTATATCGTTTCATGCAAAGGACATTATGAAGATTGA
- a CDS encoding IS200/IS605 family element transposase accessory protein TnpB — protein MQKRKFTVVTQLHDKNNSQIIEYVENSRATYAHAMRKTFQHIKHTDNFNKSAYNTYLQNQYSITKRTANSIISDAQGRLSALIELKRHEKQVLEHKIDYFETKVIPQLQEQHDDNCAMLRAGLFVNLTKHRNLKRKLVAKKNKLNRMKQKLSNLDYQLESGQVKICFGTKNLLNKDYAGFIERRDNQMSFVGTKTETSGNQLLQLNYNKLNNQFNIKLRKDFGGFKTTQGNDKYAFGKVYFNHHKQEIISILEQKNSPLSYKIIKRYGRYYLYCTFEIQQEGTDIMTRSTHGVIGLDFNKGFVTLTETNAFGHMIQNQFLPYRFQQGHATKSDLQAIANDIVKLALTTGKDVTIEDLNFKRTKAKTESKYGKKYNEMIHSLAYRQFVETMESITYRNNVYLNKVNPAWTSWIAKNKYCPQMKLNTHVGASFVIARRGQGFRDKV, from the coding sequence ATGCAAAAACGTAAGTTTACAGTTGTAACTCAACTACACGATAAGAACAATTCTCAAATTATTGAATATGTTGAAAATTCTCGTGCGACTTACGCTCACGCTATGAGAAAAACCTTTCAACACATTAAGCATACAGACAATTTTAATAAGTCAGCTTATAACACATATTTACAAAATCAATACAGTATTACTAAGCGTACTGCTAATTCTATTATATCTGATGCACAAGGACGATTGAGTGCTTTAATTGAGTTGAAACGACACGAAAAACAGGTTCTTGAACATAAGATTGATTATTTTGAGACAAAAGTTATCCCTCAATTGCAAGAACAACATGACGATAACTGTGCGATGTTACGAGCTGGTTTGTTTGTCAATCTAACCAAACATCGTAATCTCAAACGAAAGCTGGTTGCTAAGAAAAACAAGCTCAATCGCATGAAACAGAAGCTAAGTAATCTCGATTACCAACTAGAATCAGGTCAAGTCAAAATTTGTTTTGGTACGAAAAACTTATTAAATAAAGATTACGCCGGGTTCATTGAACGTCGTGATAATCAGATGTCATTTGTTGGAACAAAAACGGAAACCTCTGGTAATCAACTCTTACAGTTGAACTATAACAAACTTAATAACCAGTTCAATATTAAGCTCCGTAAGGACTTTGGTGGTTTCAAGACGACTCAAGGGAATGATAAATACGCTTTTGGGAAAGTATATTTTAATCATCATAAACAAGAGATTATTTCCATTTTAGAACAAAAGAATAGTCCTCTTTCGTATAAGATTATCAAGCGTTATGGACGATACTATCTCTATTGCACCTTTGAAATCCAACAAGAGGGTACTGATATAATGACTCGCAGCACTCATGGTGTCATTGGTCTTGATTTTAATAAGGGGTTTGTGACCTTAACCGAAACGAATGCGTTTGGACACATGATTCAAAACCAATTCTTACCATACAGGTTTCAACAAGGACATGCTACAAAGTCTGACTTACAAGCTATCGCCAACGATATTGTTAAACTTGCTTTAACTACTGGCAAAGATGTGACGATTGAGGACCTTAATTTTAAGCGTACGAAAGCTAAAACAGAATCCAAGTATGGGAAGAAGTATAATGAAATGATACACTCGTTAGCTTACCGTCAGTTCGTTGAAACAATGGAATCCATTACTTATCGCAACAATGTTTATCTCAATAAAGTCAATCCCGCATGGACAAGTTGGATTGCTAAAAATAAATACTGTCCGCAAATGAAGCTAAATACTCATGTCGGAGCTTCATTTGTTATTGCACGACGTGGACAAGGCTTTAGAGATAAAGTCTAA
- a CDS encoding recombinase family protein encodes MNDEVNRVFVTYRDRLTRFGFHYLETMFNAKGVEIVIVKQQTETMSVEQELMNDMMSLIASFSGKLYGMRSKGKQENKKGQSNDPKS; translated from the coding sequence ATGAATGATGAAGTAAATCGTGTATTTGTAACCTATCGTGACCGTTTAACTCGTTTCGGTTTTCATTATCTCGAAACCATGTTTAATGCTAAAGGTGTCGAAATCGTTATTGTCAAACAACAAACGGAAACAATGTCTGTCGAACAGGAGCTTATGAACGATATGATGTCACTTATCGCATCGTTTTCAGGCAAGCTCTATGGTATGCGGTCAAAAGGTAAACAGGAAAATAAGAAAGGACAAAGCAATGACCCAAAATCATAA
- a CDS encoding SDR family oxidoreductase: MRKKSILVTGASRGIGRAIALKFAQKGYNVAINCIHNKEKLLDVQKEIESHHVECLAYVGDMGKVDDCQKLFSKIQSTWQSLDVLVNNAGISYIGLLQDMSEDEWNHMINNNLTSVFHCSKLAIPLMLKENHGKIINISSVWGVCGASCEVAYSATKGAINSFTKALAKELAPSNIQVNAIACGAIDTDMNSCFSDQEITSLTEEIPAGRLGLPEEVADFVYHLGYKGTYLTGQVIQMDGGWI, encoded by the coding sequence ATGCGTAAAAAGAGTATTTTAGTTACGGGGGCATCTCGAGGAATTGGTCGAGCCATTGCCCTAAAGTTTGCACAAAAGGGATATAATGTTGCTATCAACTGCATCCACAATAAAGAAAAACTGCTCGATGTCCAAAAAGAAATTGAAAGCCACCATGTCGAATGCCTTGCCTATGTTGGAGATATGGGCAAGGTAGATGATTGTCAGAAACTCTTTTCCAAAATTCAATCCACTTGGCAAAGCCTTGATGTTCTTGTCAACAATGCTGGCATCTCCTACATCGGTCTATTGCAGGATATGTCGGAAGATGAATGGAATCATATGATCAATAACAATTTAACCAGTGTATTTCACTGCTCCAAGCTGGCAATCCCTCTCATGCTCAAGGAAAATCATGGAAAAATTATCAATATTTCCTCTGTTTGGGGCGTATGTGGTGCCTCCTGTGAAGTGGCCTATTCTGCAACAAAGGGAGCGATCAATTCCTTTACAAAAGCTCTGGCCAAAGAATTAGCTCCAAGCAATATTCAAGTCAATGCCATTGCCTGTGGTGCCATTGATACAGATATGAATTCTTGCTTTAGCGATCAAGAAATTACATCTCTCACAGAAGAAATTCCTGCAGGTCGCCTCGGTCTTCCAGAGGAAGTGGCCGATTTTGTCTATCACCTTGGCTACAAGGGAACTTATCTCACTGGTCAAGTCATTCAAATGGATGGCGGATGGATCTAA
- a CDS encoding C40 family peptidase, with the protein MQNKLWTAGASAILTAALAFTSYGAGDKSLPDAVVVGEAPGSDSNSDSGNNIRITGKTTATKKNTTQSEGSGPSVESVTQNKAIMVTLDAQPEVIKADAAPEESEVHIVEDSVQTNNNNDNDNATVEAVPSTVEETETAPPSTTAAPKQTTAVQGPSAAKKTTKPEVGPGVKKETPAPTTAASTTAPAATAKSSADGKDYDALRQDIVNYAKQFIGIPYVWGGTSLTKGVDCSGYTMQIYAHFGINTGRTSRTQAVTGRQIPISDVKPGDLLFYATRGRIDHVTMYIGNGKLANASSKKTGVIISDISYRQPVKAVRFLPD; encoded by the coding sequence ATGCAAAATAAGTTATGGACAGCAGGGGCATCGGCTATTTTAACCGCTGCACTGGCCTTTACGTCCTATGGAGCCGGAGATAAGAGTCTTCCGGATGCAGTTGTAGTAGGAGAGGCACCAGGATCAGACAGTAATAGTGACAGTGGGAATAATATAAGAATTACAGGAAAGACAACAGCGACAAAGAAAAATACAACTCAATCAGAAGGTTCTGGACCATCTGTGGAATCGGTAACACAAAATAAAGCAATTATGGTGACATTGGATGCACAGCCAGAGGTAATTAAGGCGGATGCAGCACCAGAAGAATCAGAGGTTCACATTGTAGAAGACAGTGTGCAAACAAATAATAATAATGATAATGATAATGCAACAGTAGAGGCAGTGCCTTCCACTGTTGAGGAGACAGAGACAGCGCCACCGTCAACGACAGCAGCTCCTAAACAGACAACCGCAGTACAGGGACCATCTGCTGCAAAGAAGACCACAAAGCCTGAGGTTGGACCTGGCGTAAAGAAGGAAACCCCTGCACCAACAACGGCAGCGTCGACAACAGCACCTGCGGCCACAGCAAAATCGTCTGCTGATGGCAAGGACTACGATGCACTGCGTCAGGATATTGTCAATTATGCAAAGCAATTTATTGGTATTCCTTATGTATGGGGAGGAACTAGCTTGACAAAGGGTGTGGATTGTTCTGGTTATACCATGCAGATTTATGCACATTTTGGAATTAATACAGGTAGAACATCGAGAACACAGGCGGTAACCGGACGCCAGATTCCAATTAGTGATGTAAAGCCAGGAGATTTGTTATTCTATGCGACAAGGGGAAGAATTGACCATGTTACAATGTACATTGGAAATGGAAAATTAGCCAATGCCAGCTCAAAAAAAACAGGTGTGATTATCTCCGATATCTCTTATCGACAGCCAGTGAAAGCGGTGAGATTTCTTCCAGATTAA
- a CDS encoding ribonuclease, whose protein sequence is MPSQKSMPDVYITSQEVSTDVTTPDVMTQKRSSDSSGQKKKLAIEASGHYTSKEDVALYIHTYKKLPQNYITKQKAQEKGWDSKAGNLDKVLPGMSIGGSAFGNYEGQLPKAKGRKYYECDIDYTGGYRNEKRLIYSNDGLVFYTQDHYKTFEQLY, encoded by the coding sequence ATGCCAAGTCAAAAGTCAATGCCTGATGTTTATATCACATCACAGGAAGTGTCAACGGATGTGACGACGCCAGATGTGATGACACAGAAAAGATCGAGTGATTCTTCTGGGCAGAAGAAAAAGTTGGCAATAGAGGCGAGTGGTCACTACACGAGCAAAGAAGATGTGGCACTCTATATTCATACCTATAAAAAATTGCCACAAAATTATATTACAAAACAGAAGGCTCAAGAAAAGGGATGGGATTCCAAGGCTGGAAACTTAGATAAGGTTTTGCCAGGAATGAGCATTGGCGGAAGTGCATTTGGAAATTATGAGGGACAACTGCCAAAGGCTAAGGGCAGAAAGTATTATGAATGTGATATTGACTATACAGGGGGATATCGCAATGAAAAGCGTTTGATCTATTCCAATGATGGTCTTGTTTTTTATACTCAAGATCACTACAAGACTTTTGAACAGTTATATTAG
- a CDS encoding barstar family protein has product MKKVIVDLHGKNSAEKIHEQLAKCLDFPPHYGKNLDALYDCLTEISRDTCIGLFYDPNAKNAEYIEKILCVCYDAEEENEHIAIISSQLSDNV; this is encoded by the coding sequence ATGAAAAAGGTGATTGTGGATTTGCATGGAAAAAATAGTGCAGAAAAAATTCATGAGCAATTGGCAAAATGTTTGGATTTTCCTCCACACTATGGAAAAAACTTAGATGCCCTCTATGATTGTTTGACTGAGATTAGTAGAGACACATGCATTGGTCTTTTTTATGATCCAAATGCAAAAAATGCAGAATATATTGAGAAGATATTGTGCGTGTGCTATGATGCAGAGGAGGAAAATGAGCATATTGCGATTATTTCTTCTCAACTTAGTGACAATGTATAG
- the recJ gene encoding single-stranded-DNA-specific exonuclease RecJ → MESRWMLYTKRADFQKISARFLISPVTARVMVNRDIQEKDMEKYLHAKLEDLHDAKKLKDGDRAVEIIARAIEQKKKIRVVGDYDIDGVCASYILVTGLHRIGAQVDCDIPDRIKDGYGINAQIIEKAAADGIALIITCDNGIAAFEAMEYAHQMGIDVIITDHHEVFKEEGKDRLPLAKAIINPKQADCHYPFDGICGAVVAWKLVELFYRFFDVSYEEWKLLLSVAAIATVGDVMQLKDENRIIVRYGLRALEKTKNLGLRALLQVCELENKELTAYHIGFIIGPCLNASGRLKTAKLALELLMSKDMETAKQRAMELKRLNDERKDMTQQGVDQAIEIVEAAPEEKVLVVYLSDCHESLAGIIAGRLRERYQRPAIVLTDAQEEGMLKGSGRSIGAYPMFEKLCEADGFLKKYGGHPMAAGLSLKKENVEAFRRFLNEHSKLVESDFVKEVWIDVAMPFGYISEDLVAQLAQLAPFGQGNESPTFAQKDVEILNARVLGKDHNVVRLSLKDSAGTRMEGLVFTDGDAFIEEAKRFIDIIYAPQVNEYMGQRTLQVVIRDWKFKSK, encoded by the coding sequence ATGGAAAGTAGATGGATGTTATATACAAAGCGAGCTGATTTTCAAAAAATTTCAGCTCGCTTTTTGATTTCTCCAGTGACCGCCAGAGTGATGGTCAATCGAGATATTCAAGAAAAAGATATGGAAAAATATTTGCATGCAAAATTGGAAGATTTGCATGATGCAAAGAAATTGAAAGATGGAGATAGAGCAGTAGAAATTATTGCTAGGGCAATTGAGCAAAAAAAGAAGATTCGTGTGGTGGGAGATTATGATATTGATGGCGTGTGTGCTAGTTATATTCTAGTTACAGGATTGCACCGCATTGGTGCACAGGTAGATTGTGATATACCAGATCGAATCAAGGATGGTTATGGCATTAATGCACAAATTATTGAAAAGGCAGCAGCGGATGGGATTGCTCTCATTATTACTTGTGACAATGGAATTGCTGCATTTGAAGCTATGGAATATGCTCATCAAATGGGAATAGATGTCATTATTACTGACCATCACGAAGTATTTAAGGAGGAAGGCAAGGATAGATTGCCATTGGCTAAGGCCATTATCAATCCAAAGCAAGCAGATTGCCATTATCCTTTTGATGGCATTTGTGGTGCCGTGGTGGCATGGAAATTGGTGGAACTTTTCTATCGCTTTTTTGATGTATCCTATGAGGAATGGAAGTTATTACTTTCTGTTGCTGCGATTGCGACGGTGGGTGATGTGATGCAATTAAAAGATGAAAATCGCATTATTGTGCGATATGGATTGCGAGCATTGGAAAAAACAAAAAATTTGGGACTTCGTGCACTCTTGCAGGTGTGTGAACTAGAAAATAAGGAGCTCACAGCCTATCATATTGGATTTATTATTGGACCTTGTCTCAATGCAAGTGGAAGATTAAAGACAGCAAAGCTAGCTCTTGAACTGTTGATGAGTAAGGATATGGAGACAGCAAAGCAAAGGGCTATGGAGTTAAAAAGGTTAAATGATGAGCGTAAGGATATGACACAGCAGGGGGTAGATCAGGCCATTGAAATCGTAGAAGCTGCACCTGAGGAAAAGGTGCTCGTGGTTTATTTGAGTGATTGTCATGAGTCACTTGCAGGGATTATTGCGGGAAGACTCAGGGAAAGATATCAAAGGCCAGCAATTGTCTTGACGGATGCACAGGAAGAGGGAATGCTCAAGGGCTCTGGTCGCTCCATTGGGGCATATCCTATGTTTGAAAAACTCTGTGAAGCAGATGGATTTTTAAAAAAATATGGTGGTCATCCAATGGCAGCGGGGTTGAGCTTAAAAAAGGAAAATGTGGAAGCCTTTCGCCGATTTTTAAATGAGCATTCTAAACTTGTAGAAAGTGATTTTGTCAAAGAAGTTTGGATTGATGTTGCCATGCCCTTTGGCTATATTTCAGAGGACTTAGTTGCACAACTTGCACAACTTGCTCCCTTTGGACAGGGCAATGAAAGTCCAACTTTTGCACAAAAAGATGTGGAAATTTTGAATGCAAGAGTGCTTGGAAAAGACCACAATGTTGTTCGACTTTCCTTAAAAGATAGTGCGGGCACAAGAATGGAAGGACTAGTGTTTACAGATGGTGATGCATTTATAGAAGAAGCAAAAAGATTCATCGATATCATCTATGCTCCACAGGTCAATGAGTATATGGGGCAGAGAACATTGCAGGTGGTAATTAGAGACTGGAAATTCAAATCAAAATAG